The sequence ATAAGGTCGCCATATCCTTTATCTCTTTTGGATGATAACCAGTTAACTCTTCAATTTTTTTCAACCGATAATGCAAGGTATTGATATGTAAATTTAATGAATTGGCCGTTTCCTTTAGCGTTGCATTATGTTTGATGAACATTTTTAACGTTCGCAGTAGCTCTTTTTCTTTTATTATCCGACCCAATACTCGTTTGACGAAACGTATCTTTGTCTGAAATGGTATCTCTTGTAAACACATTTCTAAATCCAAATCTTCTTCAAATACGATTTGTTTGTGCAATGTTGCTGCCATTACAGCTTTTTCAGCTTGTAAATAAGAATCTCGTATTTTAAGAGCCGGAACAGTATGCCCTACACCGAAATGGACATCATCGCGGTAATACTGTCGACAGTATTGAACAATTTGTTCCAAAAAGGAGGCAAGTGAAGTAGTTGTCCATTTTTCATGATTGTCTACCACAAAAATGATCTTCGTTTGTGTCCATTGAAAGATGCGAATCGAACCATCTTCAAATAGATTTTGTAAGTCTTGATATAAAAATCGACCATTGGGAGAAGACAACGATTCCATTCGACCAATAATTACTCGTTTTGAGCTCTGTAAATCAATTTGAAGTACACTAGCTCTCTCGTAAAATTCTTCGTTTTTTTCCGATTCAGTCAGCCATTCAAATAAAAACATTTGGTAAGCTCTTTGCATCCATTCTTTATGATTATAGTAATACCGTTCATGTATGAGCAATTCTGTCATTTTTTTAATTAATTCCCCATAAC comes from Bacillus kexueae and encodes:
- a CDS encoding CdaR family transcriptional regulator, with product MLTPSIAKKIIEEVKKLTKEQLIMTNKSGTIIASTQPDRVGTYHEGAYFACMNKMKREIRHCDEKQLKGVKAGICLPIFFHQEVIGVIGITGDPLKVDSYGELIKKMTELLIHERYYYNHKEWMQRAYQMFLFEWLTESEKNEEFYERASVLQIDLQSSKRVIIGRMESLSSPNGRFLYQDLQNLFEDGSIRIFQWTQTKIIFVVDNHEKWTTTSLASFLEQIVQYCRQYYRDDVHFGVGHTVPALKIRDSYLQAEKAVMAATLHKQIVFEEDLDLEMCLQEIPFQTKIRFVKRVLGRIIKEKELLRTLKMFIKHNATLKETANSLNLHINTLHYRLKKIEELTGYHPKEIKDMATLFLAIEILDKHPNLLDEIDGNSYIHP